One region of Mycobacterium riyadhense genomic DNA includes:
- the rpmB gene encoding 50S ribosomal protein L28 — MAAVCDICGKGPGFGKSVSHSHRRTSRRWDPNVQTVHAAARPGGNKKRLNVCTSCIKAGKVTRG; from the coding sequence ATGGCCGCTGTGTGCGATATCTGCGGGAAAGGCCCCGGCTTCGGCAAGTCGGTGTCGCACTCCCACCGCCGCACCAGCCGCCGGTGGGACCCTAACGTCCAGACCGTGCACGCCGCGGCACGTCCGGGCGGCAACAAGAAGCGCCTCAACGTCTGCACGTCCTGCATCAAGGCCGGCAAGGTCACCCGCGGCTAG
- a CDS encoding RND family transporter: MTDRRVIARPLHEGRSAILIVGLWVVAAAVGNLVVPQLERVVDSHSRSFMPHDAPSLIAATHAAQLFAQTPSNNFVYLVLERNTPLTARDRQFYDALTAALHADRRHVYSLTDLWSQPATAAGAQSSDGCAVTMMVRLAGMLGTSQARDSVNSVRDTVTGLSPPDGLAVHVTGPGATIVDEFAAIDRQMLGITAATVVLILFLLLVVYRSPIAAAIPLASVGLGLVVARSVVAALGQFDAVEVSLFSVALMAAMTLGAGTDYGIFLIGRYHEGRRRGVAPTRALSEAYRAVAPVVVGSALTVSVALASLGFAEVSMFRSTGIPCAIAILVTMTAALTLTPALMGLSVRRGFLEPRPSTTARSWRRVGATVARWPGPILVTAGATTLIAALPLADVRVGWNEPAATPSNTDSSRGYVAADRHFAANRLLPDVVTIQADHDLRNPAGLIAIERITSQVMAIPGVRTVQSASRPDGRVPDEATLSYQGGVVGRQLGEAIDSLTQRLGRIAELDAALAQTQSAVRRLGSGLQGGSAGIAEMSAAATDMRSGLDGVQRTVTTVSSYLDPLRDFVARTPDCAANPLCSPVERLLEPVDGLMRTTTQLGDGAAKLSGGSATASHAMAGLPQAVSSMNDALAQARSATHELQGLAQTIGPALRQLTDYLAEIDAQFRGSAAAGFYMPQRALSDPRYLAVLRNLVSADGHATYLLVYGDDDEWGSAGAQRAEQVRVAVREATKEGALMPTGVDLAGVGPATADLQRSVTRDTALLVAAGLVLIFLIVAAMLRSPIAGLVVVGTVVASFASALGVSVLIWQYLLHQDLHWAVAPIAFMALIAVGSDYNLLLALRIKQEAFSGARTGLKTGIIRAFGGTGGVVTTAGIVFGLTMLALLGSSVLSIAQVGTTIAVGLLVDTLVVRALVVPSIVALLGRWFWWPAGLPTRPVARAKAEPSDSRVALSVRRN; encoded by the coding sequence TTGACGGATCGACGAGTGATCGCCAGACCGTTGCATGAAGGCCGATCCGCGATCCTGATCGTCGGCCTCTGGGTTGTAGCGGCAGCCGTGGGCAACTTGGTTGTGCCGCAACTGGAGCGGGTCGTCGACTCGCACTCCAGATCTTTCATGCCTCACGACGCGCCGAGCTTGATCGCCGCCACCCACGCCGCGCAATTGTTTGCTCAGACGCCGAGCAACAATTTCGTTTATCTTGTGCTGGAACGAAACACCCCGCTAACGGCGCGCGACCGCCAATTCTACGACGCGCTGACGGCCGCGCTGCATGCCGATCGGCGCCACGTGTACTCGCTAACGGACCTGTGGTCACAACCCGCGACCGCCGCAGGCGCGCAAAGTTCCGACGGGTGCGCCGTCACCATGATGGTCCGGCTCGCCGGAATGCTCGGCACGTCGCAGGCGCGCGATTCGGTGAACTCCGTGCGCGACACCGTCACCGGACTGTCACCACCGGACGGCCTGGCGGTCCACGTCACGGGTCCGGGAGCCACCATCGTGGACGAATTCGCCGCGATCGATCGGCAGATGCTCGGGATCACTGCTGCCACAGTCGTTCTCATTCTGTTCTTGTTGCTCGTGGTGTACCGGTCACCAATCGCTGCGGCGATCCCGCTGGCATCGGTCGGTCTCGGCCTGGTCGTGGCTCGGTCCGTCGTTGCCGCGCTTGGACAGTTCGATGCTGTTGAGGTGTCGCTGTTCTCGGTGGCGCTCATGGCGGCCATGACGCTGGGCGCGGGCACCGACTATGGGATCTTTCTCATCGGCCGCTATCACGAAGGCCGGCGCCGGGGCGTGGCGCCGACTCGGGCGCTGAGCGAGGCTTACCGCGCCGTAGCGCCGGTGGTGGTCGGATCGGCATTGACGGTGTCGGTGGCGCTTGCATCCCTGGGCTTCGCCGAGGTGAGCATGTTCCGTAGTACCGGGATACCTTGCGCCATAGCGATTCTCGTGACAATGACGGCGGCGCTGACGCTGACGCCTGCGCTGATGGGTCTTTCGGTGCGACGTGGATTTCTCGAACCGCGACCGTCGACGACGGCGCGATCCTGGCGTCGCGTCGGCGCCACGGTGGCACGCTGGCCTGGGCCGATTCTGGTGACCGCGGGCGCGACCACCCTAATTGCGGCGTTGCCACTGGCGGACGTGCGGGTCGGCTGGAACGAACCCGCAGCCACGCCGTCGAACACCGACTCCAGCCGCGGCTACGTCGCCGCCGACCGGCACTTTGCGGCCAATAGGTTGCTACCCGATGTCGTCACCATCCAGGCCGACCACGACCTGCGCAATCCAGCGGGACTGATCGCCATCGAACGAATCACCAGCCAGGTCATGGCAATACCGGGTGTGCGGACGGTACAGTCCGCGAGTCGTCCCGACGGCCGGGTTCCCGATGAGGCGACGTTGAGCTATCAGGGCGGCGTGGTTGGCCGTCAATTGGGCGAAGCGATCGATTCGCTGACCCAGCGACTCGGCCGGATCGCCGAACTGGACGCCGCGTTGGCACAGACGCAATCGGCGGTGCGCCGACTCGGCTCCGGACTACAAGGCGGCAGTGCGGGAATCGCCGAGATGTCCGCGGCTGCGACCGACATGCGATCCGGTCTGGATGGTGTACAACGCACTGTCACAACGGTTTCGAGCTACCTTGACCCATTGCGGGACTTCGTTGCGCGAACCCCGGACTGTGCCGCGAATCCGCTCTGCTCACCGGTCGAGCGACTGCTGGAACCCGTTGACGGTCTAATGCGGACCACGACGCAACTCGGTGACGGCGCCGCGAAGCTCAGCGGCGGGTCGGCAACGGCCTCTCACGCGATGGCGGGGCTACCGCAGGCCGTGTCGTCGATGAATGACGCACTGGCGCAAGCACGTTCGGCCACCCACGAGTTGCAGGGGCTGGCCCAAACGATTGGGCCTGCGCTGCGTCAGCTGACCGATTATCTCGCCGAGATCGATGCGCAATTCCGAGGCAGCGCCGCGGCGGGTTTCTACATGCCGCAGCGAGCGTTGTCCGATCCGCGGTACCTTGCCGTTCTGCGCAACCTGGTTTCCGCGGACGGTCACGCAACCTATCTGCTGGTCTATGGCGACGATGACGAGTGGGGGAGCGCCGGCGCCCAACGGGCCGAGCAGGTGCGCGTCGCGGTCAGGGAAGCAACGAAAGAGGGCGCCCTGATGCCAACGGGGGTCGATCTGGCCGGTGTCGGGCCCGCGACGGCCGACCTGCAACGGTCTGTCACCCGCGACACCGCATTGCTCGTGGCTGCCGGGCTGGTCCTGATCTTCCTGATTGTCGCGGCGATGTTGCGCAGCCCGATCGCTGGACTGGTGGTGGTTGGGACCGTCGTCGCGTCTTTCGCATCGGCGCTCGGCGTCAGTGTGCTGATCTGGCAGTACCTGCTTCATCAGGACCTGCACTGGGCCGTTGCACCGATCGCGTTCATGGCACTGATCGCCGTCGGCTCGGACTACAACCTACTGTTGGCGCTGCGGATCAAGCAGGAGGCTTTTTCGGGGGCGCGTACTGGTCTCAAAACGGGCATCATCCGGGCGTTTGGCGGCACCGGGGGCGTGGTGACGACGGCGGGCATCGTCTTCGGGCTCACCATGTTGGCGCTGCTGGGCAGCAGCGTGCTCAGCATCGCCCAGGTCGGCACCACCATCGCGGTCGGATTGCTGGTGGACACCCTCGTCGTTCGTGCCCTCGTCGTGCCGTCCATAGTTGCGCTGTTGGGCCGGTGGTTTTGGTGGCCAGCTGGCCTGCCCACGAGGCCAGTGGCGCGGGCGAAAGCGGAGCCGAGCGATTCGAGGGTGGCGCTCAGCGTTCGCCGAAACTGA
- a CDS encoding sensor histidine kinase: MFDTAACYLREQLRRRGELIPVGITWSFVIITDAMLLFGGLLATLQRPAVDLPVTLVAFAMTVSPALAFYFFNMKFGPVLLWATWSAATAVMLFATSTHVHADFAPALLVLMVGVVGTLTSGVGGFLAAMSATALLLAAAALDRLDPVVLYLGFVAGGWLIGYLMNTQRRLLAEQILAHEALAEHAAADERRRIAREVHDVIAHSLTVTLLHVTGARRVLQQDRDVDDAVEALEQAEQLGRQAMADIRRTVGLLDSSPAKTAQWTPEPGIDDISVLVEDFERAGLSVALRLQGSTQHVSAAVGLALYRITQESLANVAKHAPDSKSTVVLDISMRLARLTVNNRLPAAVAAAKSPEGRGLRGMRQRVELLGGAIDVGPTPDGWSVCAEIPLHDSDTGWRPWRCTP; the protein is encoded by the coding sequence GTGTTCGATACCGCAGCGTGCTACCTGCGGGAACAGCTACGCCGACGGGGTGAACTGATCCCCGTCGGGATCACGTGGTCGTTCGTGATCATCACCGATGCCATGCTGCTATTCGGCGGATTGCTCGCGACACTGCAGCGACCCGCTGTCGACCTTCCGGTGACCCTGGTTGCGTTCGCGATGACCGTCTCGCCGGCGCTGGCGTTTTATTTCTTCAACATGAAGTTCGGCCCCGTGCTGCTGTGGGCGACCTGGTCCGCGGCCACCGCGGTGATGCTGTTCGCCACGTCAACGCACGTTCACGCCGATTTCGCCCCGGCATTGCTGGTGCTGATGGTCGGCGTTGTCGGGACGTTGACCTCTGGCGTCGGGGGGTTCCTGGCCGCCATGTCGGCGACCGCGTTGTTGCTCGCCGCCGCGGCGCTAGACCGCCTCGATCCGGTGGTGCTGTACCTGGGTTTCGTTGCGGGCGGCTGGCTGATCGGCTACCTCATGAACACCCAGCGCAGGCTGCTGGCCGAACAAATCCTGGCCCACGAGGCGCTGGCAGAGCACGCGGCGGCCGACGAGCGCCGGCGCATCGCGCGTGAAGTGCACGACGTCATCGCCCACTCGCTTACCGTCACGCTGCTGCATGTGACCGGAGCCCGGCGGGTGCTGCAGCAGGATCGCGACGTCGACGACGCCGTGGAGGCGCTCGAACAGGCAGAGCAACTCGGCCGGCAGGCGATGGCCGACATCCGTCGCACCGTGGGCCTCCTTGACAGTTCTCCAGCGAAGACCGCGCAATGGACGCCCGAACCCGGTATCGACGACATCAGTGTCCTCGTAGAGGATTTCGAGCGGGCCGGCCTGTCCGTCGCACTGCGTCTCCAAGGAAGCACCCAGCACGTCTCGGCAGCGGTCGGCCTAGCGCTGTACCGCATCACCCAGGAATCGCTGGCCAACGTCGCCAAACACGCTCCCGATTCCAAATCAACTGTGGTGCTTGATATTTCAATGCGCCTAGCAAGGCTGACCGTCAATAATCGATTACCGGCCGCGGTAGCCGCCGCCAAATCGCCGGAGGGTCGCGGTCTACGCGGCATGCGCCAACGGGTCGAGCTGCTCGGCGGAGCCATCGATGTCGGCCCGACACCCGACGGGTGGTCGGTGTGCGCCGAAATACCGCTGCATGACAGCGACACCGGCTGGCGCCCATGGCGGTGCACGCCATGA